Proteins encoded within one genomic window of Synechococcus sp. PCC 7335:
- a CDS encoding GAF domain-containing sensor histidine kinase, whose amino-acid sequence MAAIASPEFLSLCQVQLRLLIQQMEESSAAIYIAELATDDSAAEEGEAYTRQQSSFAPVVSYPESIERWVENFEGRRGDSQFRVLALPGSAETALSKESKTSASKQSTDTRNSGEQSSEQSSEKSSGDKPPSDRASDRAESDSVFDRAKGDHPWPELQSDRRLVVPLVYSDVVVGLLVTVRRDRAWREDEQQHIEAVAQMLAASCVLERRNQWLQAQLSNKRALQSRQSEIFHNLLHQFRNPLTAVTTFGQLLVRRLEPEDSNKPVATGIVRESKRLREMVAHFDETVAIGDANLADDVALGPPLLPPAPLSLPPRTEPVVSAAGDRVTAAAKENGTGTGLGHALTLSAQYLPDILEPVLAVADIVATEKGIELHAQVAPDTPSVWGDEEALGEVVSNLVDNAVKYTPAGAQVWVQTGVSRMRQISSRYSAQGQYQGIVVGDTGPGIPADDLVRLFERNYRGVQAEGDIPGTGLGLAIAQSLTAEMQGFIEVVSPAAGTPWLPLSAFDAHSGPGTVFIVWLLEVERRVVD is encoded by the coding sequence ATGGCCGCGATCGCCAGTCCAGAATTTTTATCGCTTTGCCAGGTTCAGCTGCGGTTGTTAATTCAGCAGATGGAGGAGTCTTCTGCAGCTATCTATATTGCCGAACTAGCAACCGACGATTCAGCAGCAGAGGAGGGCGAGGCGTATACTCGTCAGCAGTCCAGTTTTGCGCCTGTAGTCAGCTATCCTGAGTCGATTGAGCGCTGGGTAGAGAACTTTGAAGGCCGACGGGGCGACAGTCAGTTTAGGGTACTGGCGTTACCAGGAAGTGCTGAGACAGCCCTGTCGAAAGAATCGAAAACCAGCGCTAGCAAGCAGAGTACTGATACACGGAACTCTGGTGAGCAATCTAGTGAGCAAAGTTCTGAAAAATCCTCAGGCGACAAACCCCCTAGTGACAGGGCTAGCGACAGAGCCGAGTCTGATAGCGTTTTTGATAGGGCCAAAGGCGATCACCCTTGGCCAGAGCTTCAGTCTGATCGACGGTTAGTGGTGCCACTGGTCTATAGCGATGTGGTAGTCGGACTACTGGTAACTGTGCGACGTGACCGCGCTTGGAGAGAGGACGAACAGCAGCATATTGAAGCAGTTGCTCAGATGCTAGCGGCAAGCTGTGTATTAGAGCGGCGCAACCAGTGGCTGCAAGCACAGCTTTCTAACAAGCGAGCGCTTCAAAGCCGTCAGTCAGAAATTTTTCACAATTTGCTGCACCAGTTCCGCAATCCCCTGACTGCCGTGACGACCTTTGGTCAGTTACTGGTACGGCGGCTAGAACCAGAAGACTCAAATAAGCCAGTAGCAACAGGAATTGTGCGCGAGAGTAAACGGCTGCGAGAGATGGTGGCCCACTTTGACGAGACGGTGGCGATTGGTGATGCGAATCTAGCAGATGATGTCGCGCTTGGTCCACCACTGCTACCACCTGCGCCGCTGAGCCTACCACCTCGGACAGAGCCTGTGGTGTCAGCAGCTGGGGATAGGGTAACCGCAGCAGCAAAGGAAAATGGAACAGGAACAGGGCTGGGGCACGCGCTGACGCTATCTGCCCAGTACTTGCCTGACATTTTAGAACCTGTCTTGGCGGTGGCTGACATTGTTGCTACTGAAAAAGGAATAGAGCTACACGCACAGGTGGCACCAGATACACCTTCGGTGTGGGGAGACGAAGAAGCGCTAGGTGAGGTAGTGAGTAATCTGGTCGATAATGCGGTGAAATACACTCCTGCTGGCGCTCAGGTATGGGTACAAACTGGTGTCAGTCGAATGCGTCAGATTAGCAGTCGGTATTCAGCGCAGGGGCAGTATCAAGGAATCGTAGTCGGTGATACAGGACCGGGGATTCCAGCGGATGATTTGGTACGGCTGTTTGAACGGAACTATCGAGGCGTGCAGGCTGAGGGCGATATTCCAGGGACTGGGTTGGGGTTAGCGATCGCACAGTCGCTGACTGCTGAGATGCAGGGATTCATTGAAGTTGTTAGTCCGGCAGCAGGAACACCCTGGTTGCCGTTAAGCGCTTTCGATGCTCATTCTGGACCAGGAACCGTATTTATTGTGTGGCTATTGGAGGTAGAGCGTAGGGTAGTGGACTAG
- a CDS encoding DUF3155 domain-containing protein, with the protein MARRRKRKSRRRLEGRRILESVPQFSIESGEEKPVTAARNYIHAQGICPPALLLVKRNEHTTDRYFWAEKGLFGAQYVEENHFLFPSLRLLMSEEEDVAVSM; encoded by the coding sequence TTGGCACGAAGACGCAAGCGCAAAAGCCGTCGTCGCCTAGAGGGACGTCGCATTTTAGAATCAGTTCCTCAATTTAGCATCGAAAGTGGCGAGGAGAAGCCAGTCACAGCGGCTCGAAACTACATTCATGCTCAAGGTATCTGTCCTCCGGCCCTGCTGCTAGTCAAGCGTAATGAACATACAACTGATCGCTACTTTTGGGCAGAGAAAGGCCTATTTGGCGCTCAGTATGTGGAAGAGAACCACTTTTTGTTCCCCAGCCTTCGCCTACTCATGAGCGAAGAAGAAGACGTAGCAGTTTCCATGTAG
- a CDS encoding response regulator — protein sequence MTTELDAKPIHQSAPPKKRIMVVEDESVIALDIISSLTRLGYDVAGKAASGDSALRKIQNSRPDLILMDIHIKGEMTGIDISEKVKSEFQIPIVYLTANADDSTFKQANQTEPYGYLLKPFEERELSIAIEIALHKHEQEQVIRSSEHWYATAFQSLSEAVMATDRHGNVIFMNAMAESITDWSLQEALDRPIADVLKFRSEMQKSDTSDTINSSQAVGLRSVRSIVKAILEGTDVVQLPAHTQLLPRSKQAVSIVGHVVAIRDTIGDITGCLFTFRTPVITAQTKSSNSSLDTSKESQPPLITKTPSTTSELIGDREIDAIKTFIDSFVSKQPTHFTSGELTASYDHASATLTSQTQGDIVIGKLVRGTQTAIVNRNSDYWEAVCHHLIVNSFFPVSQRTNGTCYFQHCTVPKNCQVYRTHAQELWEVWHGKACPKGDETASATVSRANLMVLRRGSWYHVQSLTLADDMLKIQTIGGEIFISRHDLLVWGTQRWR from the coding sequence ATGACAACTGAGCTAGACGCTAAACCTATCCACCAGTCGGCACCTCCTAAAAAGAGGATCATGGTCGTCGAAGATGAGAGCGTGATTGCGCTAGACATCATATCTAGTCTTACTCGACTAGGCTATGACGTTGCAGGGAAAGCGGCTTCTGGAGATAGCGCACTAAGAAAGATTCAAAACAGTCGCCCCGATCTGATCCTGATGGACATCCATATCAAAGGGGAAATGACAGGAATCGATATTTCTGAAAAAGTCAAATCGGAATTTCAAATTCCAATCGTGTATTTGACAGCTAATGCAGATGATAGCACCTTCAAGCAAGCCAATCAGACCGAACCATACGGCTATTTGCTAAAGCCGTTTGAAGAAAGAGAGCTAAGCATCGCAATCGAAATTGCCCTTCACAAGCACGAGCAAGAACAAGTTATTCGCTCTAGCGAGCACTGGTATGCAACCGCTTTCCAATCGCTGAGCGAAGCAGTAATGGCAACCGATCGTCATGGTAATGTCATCTTTATGAATGCCATGGCCGAGTCCATTACAGACTGGTCGCTACAAGAAGCTTTGGATCGGCCAATTGCTGATGTCCTCAAGTTTCGAAGCGAAATGCAAAAATCTGACACTTCTGACACTATAAATAGCTCCCAAGCCGTGGGCTTAAGAAGTGTTCGCTCGATTGTGAAAGCGATCCTAGAAGGGACAGATGTTGTGCAGCTACCGGCGCACACTCAGCTATTACCGCGTTCGAAACAAGCAGTCTCGATAGTAGGACATGTAGTCGCTATCAGAGATACGATAGGCGATATTACAGGCTGTCTTTTCACATTTAGAACCCCTGTGATCACAGCTCAAACCAAGTCGTCAAACTCTTCGTTAGATACTTCAAAAGAGAGTCAGCCACCGCTGATAACCAAAACACCCAGTACTACCAGTGAGTTGATTGGCGATCGCGAAATCGACGCTATAAAAACATTTATCGACTCGTTTGTTAGTAAGCAGCCTACCCACTTTACGAGCGGTGAGCTAACTGCTAGCTACGACCACGCATCAGCTACACTCACTAGTCAAACACAAGGCGATATCGTTATCGGAAAGCTGGTGCGAGGCACACAGACGGCTATTGTCAACCGTAACTCCGACTATTGGGAAGCGGTGTGCCATCACTTGATAGTAAATAGCTTTTTCCCAGTCAGCCAAAGAACGAATGGAACCTGCTATTTTCAACATTGCACCGTTCCTAAGAATTGTCAGGTGTATCGTACTCATGCACAAGAGCTGTGGGAAGTATGGCATGGGAAAGCCTGTCCAAAAGGGGACGAGACAGCTAGCGCTACAGTCTCTAGGGCGAATCTTATGGTGCTAAGACGAGGCAGCTGGTATCACGTCCAGTCTCTGACATTGGCCGATGATATGCTCAAAATCCAAACAATTGGCGGAGAGATCTTCATATCCAGGCATGATCTGTTGGTTTGGGGAACGCAGCGCTGGCGCTAG
- a CDS encoding histidine kinase dimerization/phosphoacceptor domain -containing protein: MLPTTTPKENKAEAGKVPSYQSPASKTIQSLTDRKLKCLSVLVVDDETTIRLLLRVAMQKEGFRVIEASNGVECLSLFEQERPDIVLLDAVMPEMDGFRCCAALRETSQKIIPKSEQKGATPILMITSLDDSQSVEQAFAVGASDYVTKPIHWALLRQRVRGLRDSIKRRQAEAQIKKSLREKEALLKEVHHRVKNNLQIISSLLSLQSNAVEDENILELFQDSQNRVRLMAMIHEKLYQSNDFGTIELSGYIRDLSSHLLRSYRIDQTKFCLEIDIERIYLEIDTAVSCGLIINELITNSLKYAFPPDRAPCPLGQINIAAKLTDSNHFSICYQDNGIGLPDDLDIENTKSLGLQLVTSLTEQLGGLLDINNHQPTEFRLSQLSLSS; this comes from the coding sequence ATGCTGCCTACCACTACTCCAAAAGAAAACAAAGCCGAAGCGGGTAAAGTTCCTAGCTATCAATCTCCAGCATCCAAGACCATCCAGTCCCTTACAGATAGGAAGCTCAAATGCTTATCAGTTTTAGTCGTCGATGATGAGACCACCATTCGATTATTGCTCAGGGTCGCTATGCAGAAAGAAGGCTTTCGAGTAATCGAAGCAAGCAATGGTGTAGAGTGCCTGTCTCTTTTTGAGCAAGAGCGTCCAGATATTGTTCTATTAGATGCTGTCATGCCTGAGATGGATGGGTTTAGATGCTGCGCTGCGCTACGAGAGACATCTCAAAAAATAATTCCTAAATCAGAACAGAAAGGCGCCACACCTATTTTGATGATCACGAGCTTGGATGATTCTCAGTCTGTCGAACAGGCTTTTGCAGTGGGCGCCAGCGACTACGTGACCAAACCGATTCATTGGGCGCTGCTCCGTCAGCGGGTGCGAGGCTTACGAGATAGTATCAAACGTCGACAGGCTGAAGCTCAGATCAAAAAATCCCTAAGAGAAAAAGAAGCCTTGCTAAAAGAGGTCCATCACCGAGTAAAGAACAACCTACAGATCATCTCTAGTTTGCTAAGTCTTCAGTCCAATGCCGTTGAAGACGAGAATATCTTAGAACTTTTTCAAGACAGCCAAAACCGAGTTCGACTGATGGCAATGATCCACGAAAAGCTCTATCAATCTAATGACTTTGGAACTATTGAGCTATCAGGCTACATTCGAGATTTATCTAGTCACTTACTGCGCTCCTATAGAATCGATCAGACTAAATTCTGTCTAGAGATTGATATCGAACGTATCTATTTAGAGATAGATACTGCTGTTTCCTGCGGCTTGATCATCAATGAACTAATTACTAACTCTTTGAAATACGCCTTTCCTCCAGATCGAGCCCCGTGCCCACTAGGACAAATCAATATTGCCGCCAAGCTAACCGATTCCAATCACTTCTCTATCTGCTATCAAGACAATGGGATTGGGCTGCCTGATGACTTAGATATTGAGAATACAAAATCGCTAGGACTACAGCTTGTGACTAGTCTCACCGAACAGTTAGGAGGGCTCTTGGATATAAACAACCATCAGCCAACAGAATTTCGCCTCAGTCAACTTTCGCTATCGAGCTAG
- a CDS encoding Hpt domain-containing protein, with translation MSINTQNVPTLDTQALESISSDSSFLIEVCDSFLKEAPQRIAAIEGAFAKEDSAELSKTAHDLKSISSCVRATGLFKIAEVIEVIGKDNCTRPSLSLVEQVSAEYQTVHLAIQAYKEAH, from the coding sequence ATGTCTATCAATACGCAAAATGTTCCGACGCTAGATACGCAGGCGCTAGAAAGTATCAGTAGTGATAGCTCATTTCTAATTGAGGTGTGTGACAGTTTCTTGAAAGAAGCACCCCAGCGTATAGCAGCGATAGAGGGTGCGTTCGCCAAAGAAGATTCTGCTGAACTGAGTAAGACAGCTCATGACCTAAAGTCGATCAGTAGCTGTGTGAGAGCCACAGGTCTATTCAAGATCGCTGAGGTAATAGAAGTGATTGGGAAAGATAACTGTACACGGCCGTCTCTATCACTGGTAGAACAAGTCAGCGCCGAATATCAAACTGTTCACCTCGCTATTCAGGCTTATAAAGAGGCCCACTAG
- a CDS encoding cofactor assembly of complex C subunit B, with protein sequence MFTDPTRTSTLLLTSLMVIGLVFFIRASTKDRIEVAQFGSTQPAEPLQKAVIDYFQRRAYRQIESPVEDIDTTEPVASLKDDAAITVAGLVRPSWFLAIFLSALAAVGFACLALIMITLFPSWGQVMFGLVAASPLAGIFYWRKSSRPEKVVFKVESEKTENFVSKLTVKGHRDELAKFKQAFSSQLTAC encoded by the coding sequence GTGTTCACTGACCCTACTAGAACATCTACACTACTACTGACGAGTCTGATGGTAATTGGGCTGGTCTTTTTCATTCGAGCCTCCACTAAGGACAGAATTGAGGTAGCTCAGTTTGGCTCTACCCAACCTGCTGAACCGTTGCAAAAAGCAGTGATCGACTATTTTCAGCGCCGTGCCTATAGGCAAATAGAGTCCCCGGTAGAAGATATTGATACAACCGAACCTGTTGCATCCCTCAAAGACGACGCAGCCATCACTGTAGCTGGGTTAGTTAGACCTAGCTGGTTTTTGGCAATTTTTCTATCGGCTTTAGCAGCAGTAGGATTTGCCTGTTTAGCACTCATTATGATTACGCTGTTCCCAAGCTGGGGCCAAGTGATGTTTGGACTAGTCGCAGCTTCCCCTTTAGCAGGCATTTTCTACTGGCGGAAGTCAAGTCGGCCCGAAAAAGTCGTTTTTAAAGTAGAGAGTGAGAAAACAGAGAACTTTGTTTCTAAACTGACGGTAAAAGGGCATCGAGATGAGCTCGCAAAGTTCAAGCAGGCCTTTTCTTCTCAGCTAACGGCCTGCTAG
- a CDS encoding PadR family transcriptional regulator — protein sequence MKFEDIYQFFDDPPPVYLNKELAVCYVLSVLIRHDSYGTELIHAIEKDYPNYRLSDTVLYNALKFLENQAAIMGYWKKVEGRGRPRRMYRLRPDWQMKARELADLWQRYMVGKQGTTPSISQKSGIPVAATVRSVPAGIKYAGS from the coding sequence ATGAAGTTTGAAGATATCTATCAGTTTTTTGACGATCCGCCGCCGGTTTATCTCAATAAAGAGCTTGCTGTCTGTTACGTTCTGTCTGTACTCATCCGGCATGACTCATACGGCACTGAGCTTATCCATGCTATTGAGAAAGACTACCCAAACTATCGGCTGTCTGACACTGTGCTCTACAACGCTCTCAAATTTCTTGAGAACCAAGCGGCCATTATGGGCTATTGGAAAAAAGTAGAAGGACGAGGTCGACCTAGACGAATGTATCGCTTGCGCCCGGACTGGCAGATGAAAGCTCGTGAGTTAGCCGATCTATGGCAACGCTATATGGTAGGAAAACAAGGCACGACGCCATCTATCTCGCAAAAGAGTGGCATACCAGTTGCGGCTACAGTTCGCTCCGTACCAGCCGGCATCAAGTACGCAGGCTCCTAA
- a CDS encoding DUF3084 domain-containing protein — protein sequence MTGFILLFAVACLGGVIATVGDRIGMKVGKSRLSLFNLRPRQTATLVSVVTGMVASFSTLMLLIALDGQLRKGLFQLDDIQQELSQAQRDLESAVNERESVEGTLEESRQLQSEAQDRLRQTNRSLRTAIAREEETLSSLIETQDQLESVSAQIGSLRDEIGGLRSERQQLIEERAAVRSQIEQRDQALRSRDQELQSRDQQIAQRDQEIEERARRLNDLQAQQTLLTEEIARLDDEFQVLRLGNVAIRRNETLAVTLARSDSEEAAQRAVEAALVQANAIALRSIWPGLEEVEDFVIQFDPDIVQQIIETTIDARSYIIRVSSAANYVVGEPCVGEILNGGGEPCLQVNLEAPVNEIRYIPGETVASVQVTQEDLTDEDLAERYRALQVRAEIQARRDGIVYFNPIVARGLTDPVVDFLRQVQVYDQPIEIQAIASQSTYTIGPVYLELAAVQRDRVLFTTQSLQTEASEAPRPF from the coding sequence ATGACTGGATTTATATTACTTTTTGCAGTGGCTTGTTTGGGCGGTGTGATTGCTACGGTGGGCGATCGCATCGGCATGAAGGTGGGCAAATCTCGCCTGAGTTTGTTCAACCTGCGTCCGCGTCAGACGGCGACGCTAGTCAGCGTGGTCACTGGAATGGTGGCCTCTTTTTCCACGCTAATGCTGCTGATTGCACTAGATGGCCAACTGCGAAAAGGATTGTTCCAGCTCGATGACATTCAGCAAGAACTGTCCCAAGCTCAAAGAGATTTAGAATCGGCGGTCAATGAGCGAGAGAGCGTAGAAGGGACACTAGAAGAATCGAGGCAGCTACAGTCAGAGGCGCAAGACAGACTTAGGCAAACAAATCGATCTTTACGGACGGCGATCGCCAGAGAAGAAGAAACCCTTAGCAGCCTAATTGAGACACAAGACCAGCTGGAGAGCGTCTCGGCCCAAATCGGAAGTCTGCGCGATGAAATTGGCGGACTGCGGTCCGAGCGGCAGCAGCTAATCGAAGAACGAGCAGCCGTGCGCTCCCAAATTGAGCAGCGTGACCAGGCCCTGCGCTCACGTGATCAAGAACTACAATCACGTGACCAACAGATCGCCCAGCGCGATCAAGAGATTGAGGAACGTGCCCGCCGCCTCAACGATCTCCAAGCTCAGCAAACGCTGCTCACCGAAGAAATTGCCCGCCTAGACGATGAATTTCAGGTTTTACGCTTAGGCAATGTGGCGATTCGCCGAAATGAGACCTTAGCGGTTACGCTAGCGCGTTCTGATTCTGAAGAAGCCGCTCAGCGGGCAGTAGAAGCTGCCCTAGTTCAAGCCAATGCGATCGCGTTGCGAAGTATCTGGCCTGGACTAGAGGAGGTTGAAGACTTTGTCATCCAGTTCGATCCTGATATTGTCCAACAGATTATCGAAACAACGATAGATGCTAGAAGCTATATCATCAGAGTCTCCTCAGCCGCTAACTATGTAGTAGGTGAACCTTGCGTAGGCGAAATCTTGAATGGGGGGGGCGAACCCTGTTTACAGGTCAACCTAGAAGCACCTGTGAACGAAATTCGATATATCCCTGGCGAAACGGTTGCCTCTGTGCAAGTAACTCAAGAAGATCTGACCGATGAAGACCTAGCAGAACGCTACAGGGCCTTGCAGGTGCGCGCCGAAATTCAAGCTAGAAGAGACGGTATTGTCTACTTCAATCCAATTGTTGCTAGGGGGCTAACTGATCCGGTCGTAGATTTTTTGCGGCAGGTACAAGTTTACGATCAGCCCATAGAAATTCAGGCGATCGCAAGCCAATCGACTTACACCATAGGCCCAGTCTATTTGGAGCTAGCTGCCGTCCAGCGAGATCGGGTGCTCTTTACTACCCAGAGCTTACAAACAGAAGCGTCCGAAGCACCTAGACCGTTCTAG
- the ntcA gene encoding global nitrogen regulator NtcA → MVAVPSSPISDMFRSFAGGTLPPVVESYERNKTIFFPGDPAERVYFLTKGAVKLSRVYEAGEEITVALLRENSVFGVLSLITGDRSDRFYHAVAFTPVELMSLQADQMSVALKEHPELSAMMLRGLSSRILQTEMMIETLAHRDMGSRLVSFLLILCRDFGVPGNEGITVDLKLSHQAIAEAIGSTRVTVTRLLGDLREQGMISIHKKKITVHDPVTLSQQFT, encoded by the coding sequence ATGGTTGCAGTTCCCAGTTCGCCAATTTCTGATATGTTTCGCTCGTTTGCGGGAGGAACTTTGCCGCCGGTCGTTGAATCGTATGAGCGCAATAAGACGATTTTCTTCCCTGGGGATCCGGCTGAGCGAGTGTATTTTTTAACAAAAGGGGCGGTGAAGCTTTCTCGGGTATACGAGGCAGGTGAAGAAATAACGGTCGCTCTACTGCGTGAGAACAGCGTGTTTGGCGTACTTTCTCTAATTACAGGCGATCGCTCGGACCGGTTTTATCACGCAGTGGCCTTTACGCCGGTTGAGCTTATGTCTTTGCAGGCCGATCAGATGAGCGTGGCACTGAAAGAGCATCCTGAGCTTTCGGCGATGATGCTGCGGGGTCTGTCATCGCGAATCTTACAAACTGAAATGATGATTGAAACTCTGGCCCATCGAGATATGGGGTCGCGCCTAGTAAGCTTCTTGCTCATTCTATGTCGTGATTTTGGAGTACCTGGGAATGAAGGGATCACGGTTGATCTAAAGCTGTCTCACCAGGCGATCGCCGAGGCAATCGGTTCTACACGGGTAACGGTGACTCGTCTACTAGGCGATCTGCGCGAGCAGGGAATGATCTCTATCCACAAGAAAAAAATTACAGTTCATGACCCGGTAACGCTGTCTCAGCAGTTCACCTAG
- a CDS encoding peroxiredoxin-like family protein: protein MNAYSCLNEAEFQRVSDGKLGSLLQSCHSSRWTLALVWPVLGDFDTLEYAWWLQRERPYIEAANIQVRAVAIGDRTAGQKFCDYTGFPPEHLYIDPTAAIHRQLSLYKGLSVSFPGLSTRQSGYLNLLLMCAGIGSPGTLKEVFRGYIGDRSAPQLISDDEVIKAKPLPALSGDAFKLAGGKGFQRPFELATLRLRNMSEVLSNWQTYMPDAMYLTQRGATFLIGASSGSAPEIVYEWRDHNILGFAENMSDPLSFLENYVADYRQAADGKPIATSRAI, encoded by the coding sequence ATGAACGCCTACTCCTGTTTAAATGAGGCCGAATTTCAACGGGTCAGTGATGGAAAACTAGGGTCGCTGTTACAATCGTGCCACTCTTCCCGGTGGACGCTAGCGCTAGTATGGCCAGTTCTGGGAGATTTCGATACGTTGGAGTACGCTTGGTGGTTGCAGCGTGAGCGCCCGTACATAGAAGCTGCGAATATCCAAGTAAGAGCGGTTGCCATTGGCGATCGCACCGCTGGACAAAAATTCTGCGACTATACAGGGTTTCCTCCAGAGCATCTATATATAGACCCGACTGCTGCAATCCATCGCCAACTGAGCTTGTACAAGGGACTATCTGTCTCGTTTCCAGGGCTGAGCACTAGGCAAAGTGGCTATCTCAACCTGCTACTGATGTGCGCTGGCATCGGCAGCCCTGGCACACTCAAAGAAGTCTTTCGTGGCTATATTGGCGATAGATCTGCCCCGCAGCTAATCTCTGATGATGAAGTAATCAAAGCGAAGCCACTCCCCGCACTCAGCGGCGACGCCTTTAAATTAGCAGGCGGCAAAGGTTTTCAACGGCCTTTTGAGCTAGCGACCTTGCGGCTGCGGAATATGAGCGAAGTCTTGAGTAATTGGCAAACGTATATGCCGGATGCGATGTATCTCACGCAGCGCGGAGCGACGTTCTTGATTGGCGCTAGTAGTGGGAGCGCTCCAGAGATAGTCTATGAGTGGCGCGATCACAATATTCTTGGATTCGCAGAAAACATGAGCGATCCACTATCATTCTTAGAGAATTACGTTGCTGACTACCGGCAAGCAGCAGACGGGAAACCGATCGCTACGAGTAGGGCAATATAA